The Syntrophobotulus glycolicus DSM 8271 DNA window AGCTGCCGGAAAGAGAAATCGCCAATCTGATTTTCCTTCCGGGCTTCAGCACTGCCGATAAAATCACGGATATCTCCGGCAGAGGAGTCGGGATGGATGTCGTGAAAAAGGCCTTAAACAGCCTTGGCGGTCTGATTGATATTAAGACCAGTAAAGGAGAAGGGACATCATTTATTATCAGATTGCCCCTGACCCTCGCCATAATCCAGGCTCTTCTGGTGGAAGTAAGCAATGAGGTTTATGCGGTGCCGCTTTCTTCTGTCCTGGAAACTTTGCTCATCAAAAGGGCCGATATTAAGTCGGTCGGCGGTATTCCGATGGTTCAGCTCAGAGGGAATACCCTGCCGCTGATTTCGCTTGCGGAAAAATTTAATCTCCGGGAAAAGGCAAACGGTCATGAAGAGACCTTTGTTGTCGTAGTAGGGCTGGGGGATAAGGCGATCGGCCTGATCGTTGATGAGCTGCAGGGACAGCAGGAAATTGTCATCAAATCTCTCGGTGACTTTCTGAACAATCTCCCGGGAATTGCCGGGGCCACGATACTGGGTGACGGGCAAGTGACCTTGATTTTGGATATTGGTTCCCTGATTCAGGATGTTTTAATCGCTTATTAAAAACAGAAAAATAAATGGAACGATCCTGGAATATGAGTACTTATGATCAAAAAACGATTGATGATTAAGGAGGAATCGATTATGGACGAAGAACAGCTGGTCACATTTTCGCTGGGGACCGAGGAATTTGGCGTCGATATCATGAAGGTACAGGAAATCATCAGGATTCCTTCGATTACCAGAGTGCCGAAGGCTCCGGAATATATTGAAGGAGTAATCAATTTGCGCGGAATCGTGATTCCCGTTGTCAACCTGCGGATCAGATTTGGCATGCCGACGGCTGAAGAAAGTGATCTCGGCAGAATTGTCGTGTTGCAGGTTGAGGGGAAAGTCTTCGGAGTGCGGGTAGATGGTGTCACCGAGGTGCTCAGATTAAACAGTGAATCCATTGAACCGCCGCCGCCGGTCGCCCTGGGGATGGATGCGTCCTTTATCCGCGGAGTGGGGAAAATCGGGGAAAGGCTGCTGATCCTGCTGAATATTGAACAGATTATGGGCGGTGAAGTATTAGATGAGCAAACCGCTTAACAGGCCAATCAGAGTGCTGATCATTGACGATTCCCCTTTTATCAGAATGACCCTGAAAAC harbors:
- a CDS encoding chemotaxis protein CheW codes for the protein MDEEQLVTFSLGTEEFGVDIMKVQEIIRIPSITRVPKAPEYIEGVINLRGIVIPVVNLRIRFGMPTAEESDLGRIVVLQVEGKVFGVRVDGVTEVLRLNSESIEPPPPVALGMDASFIRGVGKIGERLLILLNIEQIMGGEVLDEQTA